A window from Malassezia japonica chromosome 1, complete sequence encodes these proteins:
- a CDS encoding uncharacterized protein (COG:K; EggNog:ENOG503P3YS; BUSCO:EOG09265C25), which yields MPAPDGYQMFLHAAQADPTLLRLDPALPAGDIAAEAAVAWQEMSEDERRAYGMHHGAIPPARRARLPSKRRAPTSISDDEAEYNAQCAAHSQPTPDASDAQYPPLRVDIGATRMESIAVTNWKSGRASSRTFELERVRARQLKKRRQDADSIKENPDQSPAPEVMKESGTPAPLDEEQAETQERPTDPEFGENRFAVQTRIVDGKIVLDEQSLYANYRDEEQQAKEQRNWEVIDEREGDQFVNSASRSKQRRTQRWSAEETERFFQAISQWGTDFEMITRLFPHRTRREIKSKWTKESRQNPKRLDDAFSRRVAVDLTAYGHVAGVDLSGPPPEIVPKVQEVRALEKEERGA from the coding sequence atgcctgcgccggacggCTATCAAATGTTTTTGCACGCGGCACAGGCCGATCCGaccctgctgcgcctcgacccGGCCTTGCCGGCCGGCGAtatcgccgccgaggccgctgTTGCGTGGCAGGAAAtgagcgaggacgagcgtAGAGCATACGGGATGCATCATGGCGCCATTCctccggcacgccgtgctcgcCTCCCTTCGAAACGACGTGCACCGACGAGCatctcggacgacgaggcggagtACAATGCCCAGTGTGCTGCACACTCGCAGCCTACGCCGGACGCGAGCGATGCGCAATATCCTCCGCTACGTGTGGATAttggcgcgacgcgcatgGAGTCCATTGCGGTGACCAACTGGAAGAGCGGCCGCGCAAGTAGTCGCACCTTTGAgctggagcgcgtgcgtgcgcgccagcTCAAAAAGCGACGGCAGGACGCCGACTCGATCAAGGAGAACCCGGACCAGTCGCCCGCACCCGAGGTCATGAAGGAGTCGGGGacacctgcgccgctcgacgaagAGCAAGCCGAGACGCAAGAGCGTCCCACCGATCCCGAGTTTGGCGAGAACCGATTCGCGGTGCAGACGCGCATTGTCGACGGCAAGATTGTACTGGACGAGCAGTCCCTCTATGCAAACTACCGCGACGAAGAGCAGCAAGCcaaggagcagcgcaacTGGGAAGtgatcgacgagcgcgaagGCGACCAGTTTGTCAACAGTGCAAGCCGCAgcaagcagcgccgcacgcagcggtGGTCGGCAGAGGAGACCGAGCGGTTCTTTCAGGCGATCTCGCAATGGGGCACTGACTTCGAGATGATTACGCGCCTCTTTCCCCATCGCACACGCCGCGAGATCAAGTCCAAGTGGACGAAAGAGTCGCGACAGAATCCGAAACGTCTTGACGATGCGTTCTCGCGCAGAGTTGCCGTCGATCTCACGGCCTATGGACATGTAGCCGGTGTTGATCTGAGTGGCCCCCCGCCAGAGATTGTGCCCAAGGTGCAAGAAGTGAGGGCGCTGGAGAAGGAAGAGAGGGGTGCATAG
- the CWC26 gene encoding Pre-mRNA-splicing factor cwc26 (BUSCO:EOG092658NW; EggNog:ENOG503NZXD; COG:S), producing MPDRSLELYLAQHYYSGPKSEAILNKYGDDGRKKKKKKKHTEGGDALTIKDDSSVWFGEEQEGDEDVAPEAVEVKEAPAPVATTKSQGWKNVREGEAVLPPTEAPPSAPREEQDTPAPPPIKAGLMSGAQLRAQREAREAAERAEREREAAEAAEAPPQETVYRDASGRKIDVEEEEARIREEHLRAEAKKKEREQWNQGLVQRREREAQRSELEAVQKEGVARHANDARMNDVLKERTRWDDPAAAFLTRRSGPRVTRPQYTGPPPPPNRFGIKPGYRWDGVDRGNGFESKLFLKINSSQRLQSEFQAWSSEDM from the exons ATGCCCGATCGGTCGCTGGAGCTGTACCTGGCGCAGCACTACTACTCTGGCCCCAAGTCCGAGGCCATCCTCAATAAAtacggcgacgacggccggaaaaagaagaagaagaagaagcaTACTGAAGGCGGCGATGCACTGACCATCAAGGACGACTCGTCGGTGTGGttcggcgaggagcaggaaGGCGACGAGGATGTCGCCCCCGAGGCCGTCGAAGTCAAAGAGGCGCCTGCCCCAGTCGCTACGACCAAGTCACAAGGGTGGAAGAATGTACGCGAAGGCGAGGCTGTGCTGCCGCCGACCGAAGCGCCACCCTCCGCGCCCCGCGAAGAGCAAGATACCCCCGCGCCCCCCCCCATCAAGGCCGGCCTGATGAgcggtgcgcagctgcgtgcgcagcgtgaagcacgcgaggccgccgagcgtgccgagcgggAGCGCGaagcggccgaggcggccgaaGCCCCCCCCCAAGAGACCGTGTACCGTGACGCGTCCGGGCGCAAGATCGATGTCGAGGAAGAAGAAGCGCGCATCCGTGAGGAGCAtctgcgtgccgaggccaagaagAAAGAGCGTGAGCAGTGGAACCAAGGCCTGGtccagcggcgcgagcgcgaggcgcagcggagCGAGCTGGAGGCTGTGCAAAAAGAAGGTGTTGCGAG GCACGCAAACGACGCGCGTATGAACGACGTGCTGAaagagcgcacgcgctgggACGACCCTGCGGCGGCCTTTttgacgcggcgctccggcCCCCGTGTGACGCGGCCGCAGTACACCGGCCCACCGCCTCCCCCCAACCGCTTCGGCATCAAGCCTGGGTACCGCTGGGACGGCGTTGACCGTGGCAATGGCTTCGAAAGCAAGCTCTTCCTCAAGATCAACAGCAGCCAGCGCCTCCAGAGCGAATTTCAGGCCTGGTCCTCCGAGGATATGTAG